A stretch of the Procambarus clarkii isolate CNS0578487 chromosome 47, FALCON_Pclarkii_2.0, whole genome shotgun sequence genome encodes the following:
- the LOC123762967 gene encoding dentin sialophosphoprotein isoform X2: MRTSGKINELSGCSLHYLEWRSFHSARPDWGPAVASSSFLSRRLDTSKNLYRKDLYAHYGCVNAIEFSREGDLLVSGGDDRRVLLWNVDGALSGNHRPSTMKGEHNSNIFCLSFDSSNTKIFSAGNDEQVIVHDLKTGETVDVFLHREAVYGVSVSPTHDSVFASAGEDGQVLLYDMRESAASDPVCLARYHDAFHAVQFHPIESMFVVTANSREGVSLWDVRKPRIPVLRYGEKRCAQSSMCARFNRTGSQIIALRRRLPPVLYDTHNSKPVCQFDAEHYYNSCTMKSCCFAGDNDQFVLSGSDDFNLYMWKIPESNSTEHFVSEAHMVLKGHRSIVNQVRFNPQNFIIASSGVEKIIKLWSGLSLPGSNGSLKTSNSGSFMTRRVYTHEEYIGLVMESGQDVNHDYSHGSTDEDPRMMAFFDSLVQREVEGWTSNTDLSDDLDNDPQLSGQDDDDTETTTTQSSLSVVTSQSDDNDSDDEPSAGRGQESSDDHHQGARQRSNQLSRRRPNHHNLPKSDDDDDDGDDEGDKISGGSEWIMRLIAKKRAKLRIAKRARRKRKHLRRHRMKAQHFLRSFATSRRRYLYRPEGQNSTEDRQVRGELPGLQSAMEDNAGSVRRRTSFRRRYMAPYTIMVVQNTEPDSEPDSDDQDDGNGSETEEEAQTVEQPFRENSGEVENGKRLMWSSDSESSTDDGVLPTKRKRTNLSNSDTDEEESQETKNGHIISEIVDSNSSDSDIIDVITQDPGRNFNSEDTSNRSNCIPDILNDTTLSEKSFGDSNGVSDIGNELNISSAVSDAIPISSISTDDNGSLLFDTDHGSLVSGLDLPNSLDLASAATSNKKIMQNGSNQASNGTPSVSTPESGILIVPSSTVKSEDENRTGNDIEGSISINGTENTRASGEQSFAFKKRVSACNLRNYRRHNEEDL, translated from the exons ATGAGGACATCGGGAAAAATAAATGAACTGTCGGGTTGCTCCCTTCACTATTTGGAGTGGCGATCGTTCCATTCTGCCCGACCTGATTGGGGACCTGCTGTCGCTTCGTCGTCATTTCTGTCACGGAGACTAGATACCTCAAAGAATCTCTACCGTAAGGACCTCTATGCTCACTACGGCTGTGTCAATGCCATTGAGTTTTCCAGAGAAGGAGATTTGCTTGTATCGG GTGGCGATGATCGGCGTGTTCTTCTATGGAACGTTGATGGTGCCCTGTCAGGTAATCATCGACCTTCCACAATGAAGGGGGAACACAACAGCAACATTTTCTGCCTTAGTTTTGACTCCAGTAATACAAAGATTTTCTCGGCTGGCAACGATGAACAAGTCATTGTACATGAtttaaaaac GGGTGAAACTGTGGATGTGTTCTTGCACCGGGAGGCTGTGTATGGTGTATCTGTGAGCCCAACTCACGACTCTGTGTTTGCTAGTGCTGGCGAGGATGGACAGGTTCTTCTCTATGACATGAGGGAGTCTGCTGCTtcag ATCCTGTGTGTTTGGCTCGTTACCATGACGCCTTCCATGCTGTGCAGTTCCATCCAATAGAATCGATGTTTGTAGTTACTGCAAATTCTCGGGAAGGAGTCTCTTTATGGGATGTACGTAAGCCCAGAAT ACCCGTGTTGAGATATGGGGAAAAGCGATGTGCGCAGTCTTCAATGTGTGCAAGATTTAATAGAACAGGTAGCCAGATTATTGCACTGCGGAGAAGGCTCCCTCCTGTTCTTTATGATACTCATAACTCAAAACCAGTCTGTCAG TTTGATGCTGAGCATTACTACAACTCTTGCACAATGAAGAGCTGCTGCTTTGCTGGTGACAACGACCAGTTTGTTCTCTCAGGGTCAGATGACTTCAATCTATACATGTGGAAAATCCCAGAAAGCAACAGCACAG AACATTTTGTATCCGAGGCTCACATGGTTTTAAAAGGACATCGTTCAATTGTAAATCAAGTTCGGTTCAACCCACAAAACTTCATTATTGCATCCTCTGGAGTAGAAAAAATCATTAAG CTGTGGAGTGGATTATCCTTGCCTGGATCTAATGGCAGCTTAAAAACAAGCAATTCTGGAAGTTTTATGACTAGAAGAGTCTACACACATGAGGAGTACATTGGACTTGTTATGGAGAGTGGCCAG GATGTGAATCATGACTATAGCCATGGAAGCACAGATGAGGACCCCCGCATGATGGCCTTCTTTGATTCCTTGGTGCAGAGAGAGGTGGAAGGTTGGACATCGAACACTGACCTTTCTGATGATCTCGATAACGATCCACAACTCTCGGGACAAGATGATGACGACACCGAAACTACAACAACTCAGTCGTCTCTCTCTGTTGTTACATCACAATCTGATGATAATGATTCAGACGATG AACCAAGTGCTGGCCGTGGGCAAGAGAGTTCTGatgaccaccaccagggggccagACAAAGGTCAAATCAGCTCTCGAGGAGAAGACCAAATCATCATAATCTTCCCAAGAgtgacgatgatgatgatgatggtgatgacgaGGGAGATAAA ATCTCTGGGGGAAGCGAGTGGATTATGCGTTTGATTGCCAAAAAGAGAGCTAAACTTAGGATTGCTAAGCGAGCCAGAAGAAAACGCAAGCATCTCAGGAGACATCGAATGAAAGCCCAGCATTTTCTTCGCTCCTTTGCAACAAGCAGGAGGCG GTATTTGTATCGCCCAGAGGGCCAAAATTCTACTGAAGACCGTCAAGTTCGAGGAGAACTACCAGGACTCCAAAGCGCCATGGAAGACAATGCAGGGTCAGTAAGACGACGCACATCATTCCGCAGAAGATACATGGCTCCTTATACTATAATGGTGGTCCAAAATACTGAACCAGATTCTGAACCGGATTCAGATGATCAAGATGATGGTAATGGTAGTGAGACAGAAGAAGAGGCTCAGACTGTGGAGCAACCATTTAGAGAAAATAGTGGTGAAGTGGAGAATGGAAAACGTTTGATGTGGTCTTCTGATAGTGAATCCAGTACTGATGATGGTGTTTTACCTACAAAGAGGAAACGAACTAATTTGAGTAACAGTGATACCGATGAGGAAGAATCGCAAGAGACAAAAAATGGACACATTATATCAGAAATAGTCGATTCTAATTCTAGTGATTCAGACATAATTGATGTGATAACACAAGACCCAGGGAGAAACTTTAATAGTGAAGACACTAGTAATAGATCTAATTGTATTCCTGACATTTTGAATGATACCACCTTATCAGAAAAAAGCTTTGGTGATAGCAATGGTGTAAGTGACATTGGTAATGAGTTAAACATAAGTAGTGCAGTTAGTGATGCAATTCCAATTAGCAGTATTTCAACTGACGATAACGGATCTCTCTTATTTGATACGGATCACGGGTCGCTTGTTTCTGGCTTGGATCTTCCAAATAGTTTGGACTTGGCTTCTGCAGCAACCTCTAACAAAAAGATTATGCAGAATGGATCAAACCAAGCTTCTAATGGAACACCATCTGTAAGCACTCCAGAGAGTGGGATTTTGATTGTTCCTTCAAGTACAGTGAAAAGTGAAGATGAAAATAGAACTGGAAATGATATTGAGGGGAGCATAAGCATTAATGGAACTGAAAATACCAGAGCAAGTGGTGAACAGTCTTTTGCGTTCAAAAAACGTGTGTCTGCTTGTAATCTTAGAAATTACAGAAGACATAACGAGGAAGATCTTTGA
- the LOC123762967 gene encoding uncharacterized protein isoform X1, which produces MRTSGKINELSGCSLHYLEWRSFHSARPDWGPAVASSSFLSRRLDTSKNLYRKDLYAHYGCVNAIEFSREGDLLVSGGDDRRVLLWNVDGALSGNHRPSTMKGEHNSNIFCLSFDSSNTKIFSAGNDEQVIVHDLKTGETVDVFLHREAVYGVSVSPTHDSVFASAGEDGQVLLYDMRESAASDPVCLARYHDAFHAVQFHPIESMFVVTANSREGVSLWDVRKPRIPVLRYGEKRCAQSSMCARFNRTGSQIIALRRRLPPVLYDTHNSKPVCQFDAEHYYNSCTMKSCCFAGDNDQFVLSGSDDFNLYMWKIPESNSTEHFVSEAHMVLKGHRSIVNQVRFNPQNFIIASSGVEKIIKLWSGLSLPGSNGSLKTSNSGSFMTRRVYTHEEYIGLVMESGQVVGDVNHDYSHGSTDEDPRMMAFFDSLVQREVEGWTSNTDLSDDLDNDPQLSGQDDDDTETTTTQSSLSVVTSQSDDNDSDDEPSAGRGQESSDDHHQGARQRSNQLSRRRPNHHNLPKSDDDDDDGDDEGDKISGGSEWIMRLIAKKRAKLRIAKRARRKRKHLRRHRMKAQHFLRSFATSRRRYLYRPEGQNSTEDRQVRGELPGLQSAMEDNAGSVRRRTSFRRRYMAPYTIMVVQNTEPDSEPDSDDQDDGNGSETEEEAQTVEQPFRENSGEVENGKRLMWSSDSESSTDDGVLPTKRKRTNLSNSDTDEEESQETKNGHIISEIVDSNSSDSDIIDVITQDPGRNFNSEDTSNRSNCIPDILNDTTLSEKSFGDSNGVSDIGNELNISSAVSDAIPISSISTDDNGSLLFDTDHGSLVSGLDLPNSLDLASAATSNKKIMQNGSNQASNGTPSVSTPESGILIVPSSTVKSEDENRTGNDIEGSISINGTENTRASGEQSFAFKKRVSACNLRNYRRHNEEDL; this is translated from the exons ATGAGGACATCGGGAAAAATAAATGAACTGTCGGGTTGCTCCCTTCACTATTTGGAGTGGCGATCGTTCCATTCTGCCCGACCTGATTGGGGACCTGCTGTCGCTTCGTCGTCATTTCTGTCACGGAGACTAGATACCTCAAAGAATCTCTACCGTAAGGACCTCTATGCTCACTACGGCTGTGTCAATGCCATTGAGTTTTCCAGAGAAGGAGATTTGCTTGTATCGG GTGGCGATGATCGGCGTGTTCTTCTATGGAACGTTGATGGTGCCCTGTCAGGTAATCATCGACCTTCCACAATGAAGGGGGAACACAACAGCAACATTTTCTGCCTTAGTTTTGACTCCAGTAATACAAAGATTTTCTCGGCTGGCAACGATGAACAAGTCATTGTACATGAtttaaaaac GGGTGAAACTGTGGATGTGTTCTTGCACCGGGAGGCTGTGTATGGTGTATCTGTGAGCCCAACTCACGACTCTGTGTTTGCTAGTGCTGGCGAGGATGGACAGGTTCTTCTCTATGACATGAGGGAGTCTGCTGCTtcag ATCCTGTGTGTTTGGCTCGTTACCATGACGCCTTCCATGCTGTGCAGTTCCATCCAATAGAATCGATGTTTGTAGTTACTGCAAATTCTCGGGAAGGAGTCTCTTTATGGGATGTACGTAAGCCCAGAAT ACCCGTGTTGAGATATGGGGAAAAGCGATGTGCGCAGTCTTCAATGTGTGCAAGATTTAATAGAACAGGTAGCCAGATTATTGCACTGCGGAGAAGGCTCCCTCCTGTTCTTTATGATACTCATAACTCAAAACCAGTCTGTCAG TTTGATGCTGAGCATTACTACAACTCTTGCACAATGAAGAGCTGCTGCTTTGCTGGTGACAACGACCAGTTTGTTCTCTCAGGGTCAGATGACTTCAATCTATACATGTGGAAAATCCCAGAAAGCAACAGCACAG AACATTTTGTATCCGAGGCTCACATGGTTTTAAAAGGACATCGTTCAATTGTAAATCAAGTTCGGTTCAACCCACAAAACTTCATTATTGCATCCTCTGGAGTAGAAAAAATCATTAAG CTGTGGAGTGGATTATCCTTGCCTGGATCTAATGGCAGCTTAAAAACAAGCAATTCTGGAAGTTTTATGACTAGAAGAGTCTACACACATGAGGAGTACATTGGACTTGTTATGGAGAGTGGCCAGGTAGTGGGG GATGTGAATCATGACTATAGCCATGGAAGCACAGATGAGGACCCCCGCATGATGGCCTTCTTTGATTCCTTGGTGCAGAGAGAGGTGGAAGGTTGGACATCGAACACTGACCTTTCTGATGATCTCGATAACGATCCACAACTCTCGGGACAAGATGATGACGACACCGAAACTACAACAACTCAGTCGTCTCTCTCTGTTGTTACATCACAATCTGATGATAATGATTCAGACGATG AACCAAGTGCTGGCCGTGGGCAAGAGAGTTCTGatgaccaccaccagggggccagACAAAGGTCAAATCAGCTCTCGAGGAGAAGACCAAATCATCATAATCTTCCCAAGAgtgacgatgatgatgatgatggtgatgacgaGGGAGATAAA ATCTCTGGGGGAAGCGAGTGGATTATGCGTTTGATTGCCAAAAAGAGAGCTAAACTTAGGATTGCTAAGCGAGCCAGAAGAAAACGCAAGCATCTCAGGAGACATCGAATGAAAGCCCAGCATTTTCTTCGCTCCTTTGCAACAAGCAGGAGGCG GTATTTGTATCGCCCAGAGGGCCAAAATTCTACTGAAGACCGTCAAGTTCGAGGAGAACTACCAGGACTCCAAAGCGCCATGGAAGACAATGCAGGGTCAGTAAGACGACGCACATCATTCCGCAGAAGATACATGGCTCCTTATACTATAATGGTGGTCCAAAATACTGAACCAGATTCTGAACCGGATTCAGATGATCAAGATGATGGTAATGGTAGTGAGACAGAAGAAGAGGCTCAGACTGTGGAGCAACCATTTAGAGAAAATAGTGGTGAAGTGGAGAATGGAAAACGTTTGATGTGGTCTTCTGATAGTGAATCCAGTACTGATGATGGTGTTTTACCTACAAAGAGGAAACGAACTAATTTGAGTAACAGTGATACCGATGAGGAAGAATCGCAAGAGACAAAAAATGGACACATTATATCAGAAATAGTCGATTCTAATTCTAGTGATTCAGACATAATTGATGTGATAACACAAGACCCAGGGAGAAACTTTAATAGTGAAGACACTAGTAATAGATCTAATTGTATTCCTGACATTTTGAATGATACCACCTTATCAGAAAAAAGCTTTGGTGATAGCAATGGTGTAAGTGACATTGGTAATGAGTTAAACATAAGTAGTGCAGTTAGTGATGCAATTCCAATTAGCAGTATTTCAACTGACGATAACGGATCTCTCTTATTTGATACGGATCACGGGTCGCTTGTTTCTGGCTTGGATCTTCCAAATAGTTTGGACTTGGCTTCTGCAGCAACCTCTAACAAAAAGATTATGCAGAATGGATCAAACCAAGCTTCTAATGGAACACCATCTGTAAGCACTCCAGAGAGTGGGATTTTGATTGTTCCTTCAAGTACAGTGAAAAGTGAAGATGAAAATAGAACTGGAAATGATATTGAGGGGAGCATAAGCATTAATGGAACTGAAAATACCAGAGCAAGTGGTGAACAGTCTTTTGCGTTCAAAAAACGTGTGTCTGCTTGTAATCTTAGAAATTACAGAAGACATAACGAGGAAGATCTTTGA